One genomic region from Cucumis melo cultivar AY chromosome 9, USDA_Cmelo_AY_1.0, whole genome shotgun sequence encodes:
- the LOC103482617 gene encoding uncharacterized protein LOC103482617 gives MGSRTNFYKNPSISYKKDLNLSSALQNLRAYNIATGNAPPTDVQVQPPPLPVAKKNEYRKRRREPELPGTQKYDVGNSDGPMSHQDYIERRRKEANSSQPYETLTEDVLVASSSGLNLVDYESDESMSSDGAVKPDDQNSSLLNDYEEVKSKTEQRFAVAGEPVCVVCGRYGEYICDETNDDICSKECKFKLLEILKRDEEFSNCEVKDVALPESKYILPSPELGEDTWDYKNHRWSKKKSDLCTYECWKCQKPGHLAEDCLVKTSNQVMQQTTSNPVPGDLLGLYKRCYQMGKNLSNALCNECSCSYSLATCLDCSTVYCDSAGHLNDHIHTHPTHGLYYSHKLKRLVKCCKSTCRVTQIKDLLVCHYCFDKAFDKFYDMYTASWNRAGLSIISGSICCEDHFAWHRMNCFNADVEDTAYIINRKPKKDKSVSISDFIF, from the exons atgggGAGCAGAACAAATTTCTACAAGAATCCTTCCATCTCCTACAAGAAGGACCTGAATCTCTCCTCCGCTCTTCAAAATCTGAGAG CGTATAACATTGCTACCGGCAATGCTCCTCCGACCGATGTTCAAGTTCAACCACCTCCCCTCCCTGTCGCCAAGAAGAATGAGTATCGGAAACGCCGACGGGAGCCAGAATTACCTGGTACTCAAAAGTATGATGTTGGAAATAGTGACGGCCCTATGTCTCATCAAGATTACATTGAAAGGAGAAG AAAAGAAGCAAATAGCTCTCAACCTTATGAGACACTTACGGAAGATGTTTTG GTAGCTTCCAGCTCGGGCTTGAACTTGGTCGACTATGAAA GTGATGAGAGCATGTCTTCAGATGGTGCAGTAAAGCCAGATGATCAAAATTCCA GTCTCTTGAATGATTACGAGGAAGTTAAAAGCAAAACTGAGCAACGTTTTGCTGTTGCGGGAGAACCTGTTTGTGTAGTATGTGGTAGATATGGAGAATACATATGTGATGAA ACCAATGATGACATCTGCAGCAAGGAGTGCAAATTCAAACTTTTGGAAATTCTTAAACGAGACGAG GAGTTCTCAAACTGTGAAGTGAAAGATGTTGCATTACCAGAAAGTAAATATATCCTGCCTTCCCCAGAGTTAGGGGAGGACACCTGGGATTATAAGAACCATCGCTGGTCCAAAAAGAAATCCGATCTCTGTACTTATGAGTG CTGGAAATGTCAAAAGCCGGGACACCTTGCTGAAGATTGTTTGGTGAAAACCAGTAACCAG GTAATGCAACAAACGACTTCCAATCCTGTACCTGGTGATCTCCTTGGACTATACAAAAG ATGTTACCAGATGGGAAAGAATTTGTCAAATGCACTATGCAATGAATGCAGCTGCTCATATAGTTTGGCGACATGTCTTGATTGTAGCACTGTTTACTGTGACAG TGCAGGTCATTTAAATGATCATATCCACACACACCCAACTCATGGACTATATTACTCGCATAAACTCAAACGTCTT GTAAAATGCTGCAAATCAACATGCAGGGTGACTCAAATCAAGGATCTTCTAGTGTGTCATTACTGTTTCGATAAAGCTTTCGACAAGTTCTACGATATGTATACTGCATCATG GAACAGAGCTGGGCTTTCAATCATATCAGGTTCCATTTGTTGCGAAGATCATTTTGCATG GCATCGGATGAACTGTTTCAACGCAGATGTAGAGGACACTGCCTATATCATCAATAGGAAACCGAAAAAAGATAAGTCTGTTTCCATTAGTGACTTTATTTTTTGA
- the LOC103482618 gene encoding autophagy-related protein 8f, giving the protein MAKSYFKQEHDLEKRKAEAARIREKYPDRIPVIVEKAERSDIPSIDKKKYLVPADLTVGQFVYVIRKRIKLSPEKAIFIFVDNVLPPTGAIMSAIYEEKKDEDGFLYVTYSGENTFGW; this is encoded by the exons ATGGCTAAGAGTTACTTCAAGCAAGAGCATGATCTTG agaaaagaaaagcagAGGCTGCAAGGATTAGGGAGAAATATCCCGATAGAATTCCT GTTATTGTGGAGAAGGCAGAGAGAAGTGACATCCCTAGCATTGATAAGAAGAA ATACCTAGTTCCTGCAGACCTTACCGTGGGACAGTTTGTTTATGTCATCCGTAAAAGGATTAAATTGAGCCCGGAGAAAGCGATCTTTATCTTTGTGGACAATGTCCTCCCTCCTACAG GAGCAATCATGTCTGCAATATATGAAGAGAAGAAGGATGAAGATGGATTTCTCTATGTTACTTACAGTGGAGAGAACACATTCGGGTGGTAG
- the LOC103482619 gene encoding L-lactate dehydrogenase A, with protein sequence MQKSPSTSSLGPGGLDLSQAFFKPIRDASPPSTSNRNTKISVIGAGNVGMAIAQTILTQDLVDELVLVDAKPDKLRGEMLDLQHAAAFLPRTKISASTDYSTTAGSNLCIVTAGARQIAGESRLNLLQRNVALFQKIVPPLVQFSPETILLIVSNPVDVLTYVAWKLSGFPSNRVIGSGTNLDSSRFRFLIADHLDVNAQDVQAYIVGEHGDSSVALWSSISVGGVPILSFLKNQQIAYEKETLEKIHKEVIGGAYEVINLKGYTSWAIGYSVASLARSILRDQRRIHPVSVLAKGFYGIDGGDLFLSLPAQLGRGGVLGITNVHLTAEESKRLRDSANTILQVQTELGI encoded by the exons ATGCAGAAAAGTCCCTCAACCTCTTCCTTAGGTCCCGGCGGCCTCGACCTTTCTCAAGCCTTCTTCAAACCAATCCGCGACGCCTCTCCTCCATCCACCTCAAATCGCAACACCAAAATCTCCGTCATCGGCGCCGGAAACGTCGGTATGGCCATTGCTCAAACCATCCTCACTCAAGATCTGGTCGACGAACTCGTCCTCGTCGACGCCAAGCCCGACAAACTCCGTGGCGAAATGCTAGATCTCCAACACGCTGCTGCTTTTCTCCCTCGTACAAAAATCAGCGCCTCCACTGATTACTCCACTACTGCTGGATCTAATCTGTGTATTGTTACTGCTGGTGCTCGACAGATCGCAGGTGAATCTAGGTTGAATCTGTTGCAGAGGAATGTTGCTCTGTTTCAGAAGATTGTTCCGCCGTTGGTTCAGTTCTCTCCTGAGACGATTCTTTTGATTGTTTCGAATCCGGTGGATGTTTTGACTTATGTTGCTTGGAAACTCTCTGGTTTTCCGTCGAATCGTGTGATTGGATCGGGAACGAATCTGGATTCATCTAGGTTTCGGTTTCTTATTGCGGATCATCTCGACGTTAATGCTCAGGATGTTCAG GCATACATAGTTGGAGAGCACGGCGACAGCTCGGTGGCGCTATGGTCGAGCATAAGCGTGGGCGGGGTGCCAATACTAAGCTTTCTAAAGAATCAACAAATCGCCTACGAGAAAGAAACATTAGAGAAAATTCACAAAGAGGTCATAGGTGGGGCTTATGAAGTCATAAACCTCAAGGGCTACACATCATGGGCGATCGGGTACTCCGTTGCGAGTTTAGCTCGTTCCATCCTTCGGGACCAAAGGAGGATTCATCCTGTCTCTGTTCTCGCAAAAGGGTTTTACGGTATTGATGGTGGCGACTTGTTCCTTAGCCTGCCTGCACAGCTTGGGAGGGGTGGAGTATTGGGGATCACCAATGTGCATCTAACGGCAGAGGAGTCGAAACGGTTGAGGGACTCGGCAAACACCATCTTGCAGGTGCAAACCGAGTTAGGGATCTGA
- the LOC103482620 gene encoding 14 kDa proline-rich protein DC2.15-like, with translation MASKATTSLAFLLSLNLLFFTLVSACNNCYVPEPPKPKPCPPTKPTPKPSPSSGYGKCPRDTLKLGVCAKLLGGLVDVTIGKPPVTPCCSLIEGLADLEAAVCLCTAIKANLLGLNLNIPVSLSLLLNVCQKNVPKGFQC, from the coding sequence ATGGCTTCTAAAGCTACAACCTCTCTTGCTTTCCTTCTTTCTCTCAATCTCCTTTTCTTCACTCTTGTCTCAGCTTGTAACAATTGCTATGTCCCTGAGCCACCTAAGCCCAAGCCATGCCCTCCAACCAAGCCAACCCCAAAGCCAAGCCCTTCATCTGGCTATGGAAAATGCCCCAGGGACACCCTTAAACTCGGTGTCTGCGCCAAGCTGCTCGGTGGCCTTGTCGATGTTACGATCGGCAAGCCCCCAGTGACCCCTTGCTGTAGTTTGATCGAAGGTCTTGCTGATCTTGAAGCTGCTGTTTGCCTTTGCACTGCCATTAAGGCTAACCTTTTGGGTCTCAACCTTAATATTCCTGTCTCCCTTAGCTTGCTCCTTAATGTTTGCCAAAAGAATGTTCCTAAGGGATTCCAGTGTTGA
- the LOC103482621 gene encoding 14 kDa proline-rich protein DC2.15-like produces the protein MASKATASLAFLLSLNLLFFTFVSACDNCYVPAPPKPKPCPPTKPNPPSNYGKCPKDTLKIGVCAKLLGGLVDLTIGKPPVTPCCTLVEGLADLEAAVCLCTAIKASVLGNKIKIPLHLSLLLNVCNKNLPNGFQC, from the coding sequence ATGGCTTCCAAAGCTACAGCCTCACTTGCTTTCCTCCTCTCTCTCAATCTCCTGTTCTTCACCTTTGTCTCAGCATGTGACAATTGCTATGTCCCTGCCCCACCCAAGCCCAAGCCATGCCCCCCTACTAAACCAAACCCTCCATCTAACTACGGAAAGTGTCCCAAGGATACCCTTAAAATCGGCGTCTGTGCCAAGCTTCTTGGTGGCCTCGTCGATCTTACCATCGGCAAGCCCCCAGTGACCCCATGCTGCACCTTGGTCGAAGGACTTGCTGACCTTGAAGCCGCAGTCTGCCTTTGCACTGCCATTAAGGCTAGCGTTTTGGGGAACAAGATTAAAATCCCACTCCACCTCAGCTTGCTCCTTAACGTTTGCAACAAGAACCTTCCCAATGGATTCCAATGCTAG